One window of the Trifolium pratense cultivar HEN17-A07 linkage group LG2, ARS_RC_1.1, whole genome shotgun sequence genome contains the following:
- the LOC123910392 gene encoding CDK5RAP1-like protein — MTMAASALSSIMNQPHIKLHSPSCFTTLRFFKHINKPLSSTSSPRPLHLITASRTFSISNKSSEQPSLRHFIARASLTASQLQPHHVVADTEVPSTGRIYHETYGCQMNVNDMEIVLSIMKNAGYNELVTAPENAEIIFINTCAIRDNAEMKVWQRLNYFWFLKRNWKANIASGRSQSLRPPKVVVLGCMAERLKEKILDSDKMVDVVCGPDAYRDLPRLLEEVEYGQKGINTLLSLEETYADINPVRISQNSISAFVSIMRGCNNMCSFCIVPFTRGRERSRPVDSIVREVGELWKEGVKEVTLLGQNVNSYNDASVIEKEAEPGSNWKLSEGFSSISKVRTTGLRFADLLDRLSIEFPEMRFRFTSPHPKDFPDELLYLMRERNNICKLIHLPAQSGSSTMLERMRRGYTREAYMSLVQKIRSIIPDVALSSDFISGFCGETEEDHSDTLTLVKEVGYDMAYMFAYSMREKTHAHRNYEDDVPEETKQRRLTELIETFRESTGKCYDEQVGTTQLVLVEGPNKRAPDTELIGKSDKGHRVIFVNLPISDREDVNTKRNPVVGDYVEVQITKSSRASLFGEALAITKLSSFYNNLEREAVACSM, encoded by the exons ATGACGATGGCCGCTTCGGCTTTATCCTCAATCATGAACCAACCTCACATTAAGCTTCATTCTCCATCTTGTTTCACTACTCTCAGATTCTTCAAACATATTAACAAACCACTCTCCTCAACTTCATCACCACGCCCTCTTCATCTCATCACCGCTTCTAGAACCTTCTCTATTTCCAACAAATCATCGGAACAACCCTCTCTTCGCCATTTCATCGCCAGAGCTTCTTTAACCGCTTCCCAACTTCAACCCCACCA TGTTGTGGCGGATACTGAAGTTCCTTCAACTGGCAGAATATATCATGAGACCTATGGATGTCAAATGAACGTTAATGATATGGAGATTGTCCTGTCTATAATGAAAAATGCAGGCTATAATGAACTTGTGACTGCTCCCGAGAATGCAGAAATAATATTTATCAACACATGTGCCATAAGAGATAATGCAGAAATGAAAGTGTGGCAGAGGCTTAATTACTTTTGGTTTCTTAAGAGGAACTGGAAAGCCAATATTGCTAGTGGAAGGTCGCAATCCCTACGCCCTCCCAAAGTAGTTGTTTTGGGATGTATGGCTGAGAGGTTAAAGGAAAAGATACTTGATTCAGACAAAATGGTTGATGTAGTGTGCGGGCCTGATGCTTATAGGGATTTGCCAAGATTATTGGAAGAGGTTGAGTATGGCCAGAAAGGGATTAACACTCTTCTTTCACTTGAGGAGACTTATGCTGATATTAATCCAGTTCGGATCTCCCAGAATTCAATTAGCGCCTTTGTTTCAATTATGAGGGGCTGCAACAATATGTGTTCATTTTGTATTGTACCTTTCACTAGAGGCAGAGAGCGATCACGTCCTGTTGATTCCATTGTGAGAGAGGTGGGAGAGCTTTGGAAAGAGGGTGTGAAAGAAGTAACACTTCTTGGCCAGAATGTGAACAGCTACAATGATGCATCTGTGATTGAAAAAGAGGCTGAACCAGGGTCCAATTGGAAACTTAGTGAAGGATTTTCCAGTATATCGAAGGTCAGAACCACAGGCTTAAGGTTTGCTGATCTATTGGATCGACTCTCAATAGAATTTCCTGAGATGCGTTTCAGATTCACGTCTCCACACCCTAAAGATTTTCCAGATGAACTTCTTTATCTTATGCGTGAAAGGAATAATATATgcaaattgatacatttacccgCACAATCAGGAAGTAGCACAATGCTTGAGAGAATGAGGCGAGGATATACTCGAGAGGCTTACATGAGTCTTGTGCAAAAAATTCGAAGTATTATTCCAGATGTGGCCCTAAGCAGTGATTTTATTTCCG GATTTTGTGGAGAAACAGAGGAGGACCATTCTGACACGTTGACTCTTGTAAAAGAAGTCGGTTATGATATGGCATACATGTTTGCTTATAGCATGAGGGAGAAAACTCATGCGCACAGAAACTATGAGGATGATGTTCCCGAGGAAACTAAGCAGAGGAGGCTAACTGAACTTATTGAGACTTTCCGTGAGAGCACAGGAAAGTGTTACGACGAGCAGGTTGGAACTACACAGCTTGTATTAGTTGAAGGACCGAACAAAAGAGCTCCAGATACTGAGCTCATAGGCAAGAGTGACAAGGGCCATCGGGTAATATTTGTCAATCTACCAATCTCAGACAGGGAAGATGTTAATACAAAGAGAAATCCTGTGGTTGGTGATTATGTTGAAGTTCAGATAACAAAATCATCAAGGGCATCACTCTTCGGTGAAGCACTTGCTATTACTAAATTGAGTTCATTTTACAATAATCTGGAAAGAGAAGCTGTTGCATGCAGCATGTAA
- the LOC123910394 gene encoding D-2-hydroxyglutarate dehydrogenase, mitochondrial, whose amino-acid sequence MMNRNCRATLRFLKRSHHQHNPSLLPSATTPSSQFTSVTGFDENFTQLQPNIVEHKDLSFFNPLRNFLKNKQLGIGIQHRCYGSMGGVVQRSPRFSELNDDDVRYFEEILGNKNVIQDEDKLSAANIDWMHKYKGASKLILQPCNTDQVSQILKYCNSRCLAVVPQGGNTGLVGGSVPVFDEVIVSLSSMNNIISFDKVSGILVCEAGCILENIMSYLDNEGFIMPLDLGAKGSCQIGGNVSTNAGGLRLVRYGSLHGSVLGVEAVLANGTVLDMLKTLRKDNTGYGLKHLFIGSEGSLGIVTKVSILTPPKLSSVNVAFLACKDYSCCQKLLQEAKRKLGEILSAFEFLDSQSMNLVTNHLEGARNPFPTSLHNFYVLIETTGSDESSDKQKLEAFLLGSMENELVSDGVLAQDISQASTFWRLREGISEALMKAGAVYKYDLSIPVENLYNVVEEMRSRLGDAANVIGYGHLGDSNLHLNVSVPQYDDKILSQIEPFVYEWTSKHRGSISAEHGVGLMKANEIFYSQSRETVQMMTSIKNLMDPNHILNPYKVLPHSITS is encoded by the exons ATGATGAATCGAAATTGCAGAGCCACACTTCGCTTTCTCAAACGCTCCCATCACCAACACAACCCATCTCTTCTCCCTTCTGCAACAACACCCTCTTCACAATTCACCTCAGTCACAGGTTTTGATGAAAATTTCACACAATTACAGCCCAATATTGTAGAGCATAAAGATTTATCCTTTTTCAACCCACTGAGaaatttcttgaaaaataaGCAATTGGGTATTGGAATTCAGCATAGATGTTATGGTTCAATGGGTGGGGTGGTTCAAAGAAGCCCCAGATTCTCAGAAttgaatgatgatgatgttagATACTTTGAGGAGATTTTGGGTAACAAAAATGTGATACAAGATGAAGATAAGCTTAGTGCTGCTAACATTGATTGGATGCATAAATATAAAGGTGCAAGTAAGCTTATTCTTCAGCCATGCAACACTGATcag GTTTCTCAGATTCTTAAATACTGTAACTCCAGATGCCTGGCTGTTGTTCCTCAAGGTGGAAACACTGGTCTTGTAGGTGGAAGTGTACCTGTCTTTGATGAA GTGATTGTTAGTCTTAGTTCAATGAATAATATCATATCTTTTGACAAG GTTAGTGGAATATTGGTATGTGAAGCTGGGTGCATATTGGAAAATATAATGTCATACCTGGACAATGAAGG ATTTATTATGCCACTAGACTTAGGTGCTAAAGGGAGTTGCCAGATTGGTGGAAATGTTTCAACTAATGCCGGTGGTTTGCGTCTTGTTCGTTATGGATCTCTTCATGGAAGTGTACTTG GTGTTGAAGCTGTTCTAGCAAATGGCACTGTCCTTGACATGCTTAAGACATTGCGCAAAGATAATACTGGCTACGGTTTGAAACATCTATTTATAG GAAGTGAAGGTTCCTTGGGAATTGTAACCAAGGTTTCAATACTTACCCCACCAAAGTTATCTTCAGTTAATGTGGCTTTTCTCGCTTGCAAAGATTATAGCTGCTGCCAG AAACTGCTACAGGAAGCAAAAAGGAAACTTGGGGAGATTTTATCTGCATTTGAATTTTTGGACAGCCAGTCAATGAATTTG GTTACAAATCACCTGGAAGGTGCTCGGAATCCATTTCCTACGTCACTGCATAACTTTTATGTTTTGATCGAGACAACCGGAAGTGATGAATCTTCGGACAA ACAAAAGCTTGAAGCATTTCTACTTGGCTCCATGGAAAATGAATTGGTATCTGATGGTGTTCTTGCACAAGACATAAGCCAAGCATCAACTTTTTGGCGTCTACGTGAG GGTATATCAGAGGCACTGATGAAAGCAGGAGCTGTTTACAAGTATGATTTATCCATACCTGTTGAAAATCTGTACAATGTTGTTGAAGAAATGCGCTCTAGACTAG GTGATGCAGCTAATGTAATTGGATATGGTCACCTTGGAGATAGTAATTTGCATTTAAACGTTTCTGTTCCTCAGTATGACGACAAG ATTTTATCACAAATTGAGCCTTTTGTATATGAATGGACGTCTAAGCACCGTGGAAGTATTAGCGCGGAGCATGGTGTGGGACTAATGAAAGCTAACGAGATTTTCTATAGTCAGTCGCGCGAAACT GTGCAAATGATGACTTCAATCAAGAATTTGATGGATCCCAACCACATACTCAACCCATATAAAGTTCTTCCTCACTCTATCACTTCATAA
- the LOC123910395 gene encoding LOW QUALITY PROTEIN: probable ubiquitin-conjugating enzyme E2 16 (The sequence of the model RefSeq protein was modified relative to this genomic sequence to represent the inferred CDS: deleted 1 base in 1 codon) → MTSSSAASRKTLSKIACNRLQKELLEWQVNPPTGFKHKVTDNLQRWVIEVAGAPGTLYTNETYQLQVDFPENYPMEAPQVIFLHPAPLHPHIYSNGHICLDILYDSWSPAMTVSSICISILSMLSSSTAKQRPEDNDRYVKNCRNGRSPRRQGGGSMMTKYDN, encoded by the exons ATGACCAGTTCTTCAGCTGCTTCTCGCAAG ACTCTCAGTAAGATTGCCTGCAATAGGCTCCAGAAAGAACTCCTCGAGTGGCAGGTTAATCCCCCAACTGGTTTCAAACACAAAGTCACCGACAATCTCCAAAG GTGGGTTATTGAAGTGGCTGGAGCTCCTGGGACACTTTACACCAATGAGACCTATCAGCTTCAGGTTGATTTTCCTGAGAATTATCCTATGGAAGCTCCACag GTGATATTCTTGCATCCGGCTCCGTTGCATCCTCACATCTACAGCAATGGCCATATTTGTTTAG ATATATTATATGATTCATGGTCTCCTGCAATGACTGTTAGTTCTATCTGCATTAGCATACTGTCAATGCTTTCAAGCTCAACTGCAAAG CAACGCCCTGAAGATAATGATCGCTATGTAAAGAACTGCAGAAACGGAAGATCG CCAAGGAGACAAGGTGGTGGTTCCATGATGACAAAGTATGATAACTAG
- the LOC123904200 gene encoding uncharacterized protein LOC123904200, with amino-acid sequence MDESNHEMVNTLTSQLGTILNPLINNTNNNYQLLAHQMGRIADFFGTPTMPNQNLQPIRNQTQVQNQGFHVNNEVPNNQVPQVVQEEPQAPVVHHVPEPEVILVNRNQNADEVIRNVQRNNFAQQDNLANLVETILTQNGFNVGLHRPNFISPLSEYVLQTELPRGWKIPKFTKFAGDTTESTVEHVARFFAEAGNLADNENLRLKYFPNSLTKNAFTWFTTLPPRSIQHWTQLERAFHEQFYMGQSKISLKELASVRRKTPESIDDYLNRFRLLKARYTQHLRDMAQLADRVRQVERLRAEKARSSKFQKREKIAYVETIDDDNEEYVINYGDIEDNEINVAELKPGPPYVCKLLKPSNGKNPVEPKNDKFVAKTYSFDITKCDEIFDLLVTDGQIVVPKGLKVPPLEQQKKRGFCKFHNFLGHKTSQCVLFRDLVQKALKDGRLKFGEKPRQQMKIDEDPLQISDASYVEPVECLMIDAMDLSGGAQLVSIPENEYYEKMKVVYPGAEEELIDFLQRCKLNKSEVMLCPRCSAVFDKKATEGLNKFIPFRRNKENWPKSRPMKRQNMAHAKPIHQRLGNPNTFVPSNNSPMNKWVHGHASNFVRNSVDKGSSSHSVDSKKYAYRNNYKGKNPMTRTQWRRHQCQQRLSLQEAQKTEDNKGKQVVEVTRRPLKERLTQPEDDQKAENEFEGENMEDEDLLDSDPEFDVLVNVVSILPAEYDVWSEVTEGEDEFDESELALHKPMCYYVMNNGCLEEQMANFERPTEGMKNHLKPLFIQAKVNNVGVNKVLIDGGAAVNLMPEFMITKIGKFSTDLHPHNIVLSNYEGETGFSLGAIQVDVAVGSTVRPTLFLVVASKANYNLLLGREWIHGVGAVPSTLHQRVSIWRDDGVVENIEADQSYFRAETHHITKHSFDKKLANISPCTEQGYAYAPADNVYHSVKLDPTHGFIWEREEIDDGPHVDEDKVRPTGWDLEEYYDD; translated from the exons ATGGACGAGAgtaatcatgaaatggttaacACTCTGACGTCACAATTGGGGACTATTTTGAACCCCTTaatcaacaatacaaataataattatcagttGCTAGCCCATCAGATGGGGCGGATTGCAGATTTCTTTGGTACTCCTACAATGCCTAACCAAAACCTTCAGCCCATTCGAAACCAAACACAGGTTCAGAACCAAGGGTTTCATGTGAACAATGAAGTTCCAAACAATCAAGTACCACAAGTGGTACAAGAGGAACCACAGGCCCCAGTGGTGCACCATGTGCCAGAGCCTGAAGTAATTTTGGTTAATCGAAATCAGAATGCTGACGAAGTAATTAGAAATGtgcaaagaaataattttgcgCAACAAGATAACTTGGCAAATTTAGTCGAAACTATTTTAACTCAAAACGGTTTCAATGTTGGCCTACATAGGCCTAACTTTATTTCCCCATTATCTGAATATGTATTACAAACTGAATTGCCAAGGGGATGGAAGATCCCCAAATTCAcaaagtttgctggggacacaACTGAGTCAACAGTGGAACATGTGGCAAGATTTTTTGCCGAAGCAGGAAATTTGGcagataatgaaaatttaaggTTGAAATATTTCCCAAATTCCCTTACAAAAAATGCTTTCACTTGGTTCACAACTCTTCCCCCCCGTTCGATTCAGCATTGGACTCAACTGGAAAGGGCTTTCCATGAACAGTTTTATATGGGCCAGTCTAAGATTAGTTTGAAGGAATTGGCCAGTGTGAGGAGGAAGACACCAGAGTCCATAGATGATTATTTGAATCGATTTAGGCTACTTAAGGCCAGAT atACACAACATTTAAGAGACATGGCACAATTAGCAGATAGGGTAAGACAGGTCGAACGCCTTAGGGCTGAGAAGGCCAGATCATCAAAGTTTCAAAAGAGGGAAAAAATTGCTTATGTCGAAACTATAGATGATGATAATGAGGAATATGTAATAAACTATGGAGACATAGAggataatgaaattaatgtggctgaattaaaACCTGGCCCCCCTTATGTCTGTAAATTACTAAAAccttcgaatggaaaaaatcctgtcgaacccaagaatgataaatttgttgCTAAAACTTATTCGTTTGATataactaaatgtgatgaaatatttgatttgttggtTACTGATGGCCAAATTGTTGTTCCAAAGGGATTGAAAGTGCCTCCccttgaacaacaaaagaaaagaggtttttgcaaatttcataattttttgggtcataaAACCTCACAATGTGTTCTTTTCAGGGATCTGGTTCAAAAGGCTTTGAAAGATGGAAGGCTGAAGTTTGGAGAGAAACCCAGACAACAGATGAAAATTGACGAAGATCCACTACAAATATCGGATGCCTCTTATGTGGAACCGGTCGAATGCTTGATGATCGATGCCATGGACTTATCAGGAGGCGCTCAATTAGTTTCTATTCCAGAGAATGAGTActatgagaaaatgaaagtagTATATCCTGGGGCTGAAGAGGAACTGATTGATTTTCTACAAAGGTGTAAGCTTAACAAGTCTGAGGTTATGCTTTGCCCAAGGTGCAGTGCTGTATTCGACAAGAAGGCTACTGAGGGCCTCAACAAGTTTATACCATTcagaagaaacaaagagaattgGCCAAAGTCAAGGCCAATGAAAAGACAGAACATGGCGCATGCTAAACCAATACATCAAAGGTTGGGCAACCCGAATACTTTTGTGCCATCCAACAACTCACCAATGAACAAATGGGTTCATGGTCATGCATCAAACTTTGTCAGAAATTCTGTTGACAAGGGAAGTTCGAGTCATTCTGTTGATTCGAAGAAGTATGCTTACAGAAACAATTACAAGGGAAAGAATCCCATGACCCGCACACAATGGCGTAGGCATCAGTGCCAACAAAGGCTCTCCCTTCAAGAGGCTCAAAAGACTGAAGACAACAAAGGAAAACAGGTTGTCGAAGTGACTAGAAGGCCTCTGAAAGAAAGATTGACTCAACCAGAGGATGATCAAAAGGCTGAGAATGAGTTTGAAGGAGAGAACATGGAAGATGAGGATCTCCTCGATTCAGATCCCGAGTTTGACGTGCTGGTGAACGTAGTTTCGATCCTCCCTGCTGAATATGACGTGTGGTCAGAAGTGACTGAAGGGGAGGATGAGTTCGATGAGTCTGAATTGGCTTTGcacaagccaatgtgttattatgtaaTGAATAATGGTTGCTTAGAGGAACAGATGGCAAATTTTGAGAGGCCAACTGAGGGAATGAAGAATCATTTGAAACCCCTTTTTATTCAGGCCAAAGTAAATAATGTGGGGGTCAACAAAGTGTTGATTGATGGAGGAGCAGCAGTAAACCTAATGCCAGAATTTATGATTACCAAGATTGGTAAATTTTCTACTGACTTGCACCCTCACAACATCGTTCTTTCGAATTACGAAGGTGAGACTGGTTTCTCGCTGGGGGCAATTCAAGTCGATGTGGCAGTTGGCAGCACTGTTAGGCcaactttgtttttggttgtagCATCGAAGGCCAATTATAATCTGCTTCTAGGAAGGGagtggatacatggtgttggagcagTGCCTTCGACTCTCCATCAGAGAGTGAGTATTTGGAGAGATGATGGTGTGGTAGAGAATATCGAAGCCGATCAAAGTTATTTTAGGGCTGAAACACACCACATAACCAAGCATTCATTTGATAAGAAATTGGCGAACATATCGCCATGCACTGAACAGGGATATGCCTATGCCCCTGCTGATAATGTCTACCATTCTGTCAAATTGGATCCAACTCATGGATTCATTTGGGAGAGAGAGGAGATAGATGATGGTCCACATGTGGATGAAGACAAAGTCCGCCCAACTGGGTGGGACCTTGAAGAATACTATGATGACTAA